The Streptomyces sp. NBC_00224 genome contains the following window.
ACGGCAGGCGAGAGCGAGCGCCGCCTCTACGCACTGCCGGTGTGGCGCGAGACCCCGTTCTTCACCGACCGCGAACGGGCCGCCCTGGAGCTGGCCGAGGCGGCCACACGTCTCACCGACGGCCCCGTCACCGACGAGGTCTACGGCCGGGCGGCCGCGGAGTTCACCGAGGTCGAACTCGCCGAGCTGATCTGGACCATCACCGTGATCAACGCCTGGAACCGGCTGGGCGCCAGCGCCCGGCCCTGGCCACTCGACTGACCGACGCCACGACCGGGTCAACGGGCAGCCGACAACGGACGCTGCCTGGTGTCGGCTGTCGTGGACCGGTACTTCCATTGTCAGAGGCTGCTGGCAGCATCGCCGCTATGAATGTCGTCCGTACTACCCCGCCGCGACCGCTCGACGTCGCGGCGGTCTTCCCCCAACTTGCCCCGCTGGCACGCACGGCGACCCGGTTGCATCCCCGCCGCGGAGCTCCTTCGTTGCACGACAGCTCGATAGGCGGGCCACTGCTGTGGCCCGCCGACGAGCCGTGGCCGCACTGCGACCTCCCGCACGAGGGCGGGGGCTACGCGCTGGCCGAGCTGCGCCTGCAGCAGCGCATCCGGGCGAGCGAGGCGGTGCACCCGGACGGCGAACCACACGTTCCCCAATACACGTCTGAGGAGCAAGCGGTCCTGGAGCGGCTCAACTCCGACGACACGTGGCACGACGACACGTGGCTTGCGGGCCCGGTCGCCATGCTGCCCTTGGCCCAGTTGTACGCGCGCGACATTCCCACCCTGCGCCCGCCCGGACAGGCCGGGGCCGATCTACTCCAGGTGCTGTGGTGTCCCTTCGACCATCCTCCGGAGAAGTACATGCCGAGGACCGTGCTGGTCTGGCGGTCCGCGGCCGCCGTCACCGAGATCCTCACCTCACCCCCCGAGCCGCCGCTGGTGGTCGAGGAATACGTGCCGGAGCCGTGCGTGGTCGCCCCGGAACAGGTCACCGAGTATCCCAGCCCCATGGAGTTGAGCAAGGAACTGCGAGAGCGGATCGGGAACTGGAGCACGTGGCAGGCGGCCGACGCCGGTGTGGACAGCGTCTACGCCCCCTACCCGGATTCGTTCTACGGGAGCCACCTGTCCGTCGCCCCCGGCTGGAAGGTCGGCGGCTGGCCCATGTGGGGCTACACCGATCCCGCTCCCCAGTCCTGCCCCGCCTGTGACACCGAGATGGACCCGCTGCTGACCATCGATACCTTCGAATGGGACAGCAGCAACCGAAGCTGGATCCCGTACGAAGACCAAGCGGCTGCGTCCTCCCCCGACTCGCGCTACCGCGACCTGCGGCAACCGACCGCGGTCCAAATCGGCAGCGGCTACAAACAGCAGATCTACATCTGCCCGGCTGCGCCGGAGCATCCCCACACCGAGCTGATGCAGTAGCCGGGCCCCACCAATGTGCAGGAGCGCCACCACGAAGTCACCTCCCCGGCCGGCGACTACACCGTCGAGGGTGCCTGGTGACCTGATTCCCTGCGCGTCCGCTCGCCCAGGAACCGCCGATGCTGGAGAACCACTCCGACCCCGGCCTCAGAACCGACACCCGGTGGCCGTACGCAGCGATGCGCCGCCGATGGCGTGCCAGTGCCCGCCCGGGCCGACGTCATCGAGGAGAACCCGGGGCGGCGGTAGGCGGCTGCGGCCACCGGGAGGTTGTCTTTCTTCCCACTCCCGCCATCCAGCAAGAAACCTCATGGTCCAGCAGCGGGCTGCGGACCCATAATCCGGATGTGGACCTCTCGGATGACGGCCCGGCCCTGGATGACAGATGGGCGCAGAGCGACAACAACCTGTGCGGGCTGCTGCCGGACAGCCGGAACGCCTCGCACATCGCCGAGCGCTTCGTGCGAGCCGGATGGCGGTCCCGGTCGTCCTCCTGGGAAGGCTACGAAATCGAGACCAGCTGGTGCCGCATCGAAGCCGACCCCACCGACAATTCCGCCACCCTGCTCAACGGCGTCATCGACCCGGACCGGCTCGACGACCTCGCCGCACTGCTGACACGGTTCGGCCTCCGCTTCCACCTTGAGCTCTACGACGACGAGCGCGACCTCATCCGGGAGATCAAGGGCTGACCGGGTCGGGTGACGCTGCATGCGTGCGAAGGCAGGCGCGGGCCGTCCGGCCACAACTGGAATGACCGGATGAAGCAGATCACCGCGATGGTCCTGGACATCACCACGTGGTTCGACCGCGACCGGTGGAATGCCGCGCTCCACGAGAGCGGCTTCAGCGTCGAACGCCGCTGACCACGCGGCGAGGAACACAGCCCGAAGACAGGCAGGCGCGGTGCACCCACCTGCCTCGGATGCTCCGGCCTGCCGGTGGCCGCCTGCTCACTGGGCGGCGAGGGTGCGCCGGGCGAGCGGCGCCATCGTCACCGCCGCCTCGCTGACCGCCCACACATGCCCGCGGCGCACCGGCCCCGGATCGCTGGGACTGCGGGGGCGGTAGCGCAGCAGGTGGTGGCGCTGGGCCACGTGCGGCAACACCAGCTGGCCCCACTGGATCGCGGCCCTGCGGTCGCGCAGCCGGGCGCCCAGTCCCCCGCACCGCACAACGAATCCGCCGGGCCGTGCGGTCGTATGTCGGACGGTCCGGAGACGGTCGGAACTGTCCGGCCCGGTCAGAAGGGGCGTCAGACGAGGTACTGTGCCTCGCCGTTGCCCAGCGACCAGTCGGCATCGCTGTTCTCGGTCAGCACAACGAACATGTTGCGGGGTTCCGTTCCGGCATGTTCCTGGGCGAGTTCGGCGATGCGCCGGTACAGCGCCTGCTTCTGCTCTGCCGGACGGCCCTCCCGCAGGGTGATGGTCACATAGACGATGTCGTCGTCCCGCCGCACCCCGAGGTAGGTGCCGTGCCGCAGGAGGCCGCTCTCGCCGTCGTGGGCCGTCAGGATCTGGAACCGGTCGTCGTCCGGGACCCCCATCACCTCTCCCAACGCCTCGTGCACGGCGCGCCCCAGGGCAACCAGGCGCCCGGTGTCACGGCCCAGCACGTCGATACGTACGAGCGGCATGCGTCCTCCAACCACGGGACCAACAGTGTCTCAGCCCAATCGTACATACCAGTAGGTACAGAGTAGGGTGCGGGGCCCGGCAAGCATTCAGCAGCCGCCTCAAGTGACCCCGTTGCCCTAAGAGTTGCCCATAGGAGTTACCTATGGGCCCCGCTGACATTTCGTCTTTGCCTCCCGTTCCTCCTCGGTCCTACCGTGAAACCAGTTCACAACAGAAAGAAAAGGACCAGCGAAATGACCAGCATCGAAAACGGATCGACGACGCGGGAGCTCAAGGGAAAGCGGGCACTGGTGACGGGCGGAACCCGAGGGATAGGAGCGGCCGTTGTCCGCCACCTCCTCGACGCAGGCGCCGAAGTACTCACCAGCGCCAGGTCGGCCACGGTCCCGGTGCCGGAAGGAGCCGCCTTTGTGGAGGCCGACGTACGGACCGCGGCCGGGACCCAAGCGCTCGCCGAGGCCGCACACAAGAGCCTGGGCGGCGTGGACATCCTGGTCCACAACGCGGGTGGAGCGCAGCCGTACGAGAGTGCCTCGGACATCCCCGACGAGGTGTGGCAGGACGCGCTGGACCTGAACTTCCTGGCCTCGGTGCGGCTGGACGCACTGCTGGTGCCGGGCATGCGGGAGCGGCACTCGGGGGCGATCGTGCATGTCTCCTCGGCAGCGACCCTCGCCCCGGTGGGACCGTTCCTGCACTACACGGCGGCCAAGGCGGCCCTGGAGAACTACAGCCGGGGCCTGGCCCTGGAACTGGCTCCGGCCGGCATCCGGGTCAACACCGTCTCTCCCGGCAGGGTCGCCACCCCGGGCGGCGAGGCGACGCGGGAGCAGTGGGCGCAACTGAACTCGGCGGCGGGCCGGACCGGCGCCGAGGGCACCACCCCGCTGGGACGGGACGGCCGCCCCGACGACATCGCGCACACGGTCCTGTTCCTCGTCTCCGACCAGGCGGGCTGGCTGACCGGCAGCAATCTCTACGTGGACGGCGGCGAATTCCCCCGCAACTGACGTTCGGCGGAATTCCGGAAATACTGCTTCCGGACATCCGTCAATGCGAAATCAGCGGGGGCCAGTTCTCCTGGCGCAGGAATGCGAGTAGCGCCGTCTCCGCCGGTCCCGCACCGGACCGGAGCACCGCGATCACGGGCTGGGTGACGGCCGGGAACACCGGCCGCACCAGGTGTTCGTGCCCCGGGGGCACGGCGGAGGCGGGGACGAGCGTCGCGCCCAGTCCGTGAGCGGCCCAGCGAACGGCGGTCGCGGCCTGCGACACGCGGGCGGCCGTGGCCGGGGCGAGCTCGTTGTCCCGCAGCGCGTTCACCGCGACCTCCGCCTCCCGCAAGAAGGCACGCCCGACCACCGTGGGAACCAGTCCGCTGGGCGTACGGGCGAACAGCTCCACGCCGAGGTCCCGCTCCAGGCCGCGGATCTGCTGGGAGACCGACGGCTGGGCGACGTGCAGCCGCTCGGCCGCCGCGGTCACCGAGCCCGCCTCGGCGACGGCCAGCGCGTACTCGAACTGACGAAGACTCATACCCGTACCCTCTCGGCGACGGGCCCCGGATCAGCCCGTCGGCATAGCTGTCACAGTCAGTAACTCCGGCCCGTTGCGTGGGATTCCCGTACGTCCGGCCTCGGCCGACACTCGCGGACGTTCCGGCCGAGCCGAGCTGCCGCGCGGCGAAGGTCCTCGCCTAGGTGCGTGATGAGCTGACACTGCGGAACCAGCGGCAGTTGGAGCACACCCACTTCCACGTCGGAGTGGCTGCCCGGCAGCGGGACTTTGCCGATCTGACGCAGCGGGTGCCCTCGCCTCGGACACCTTGCTGCTGTCGCACAGGGGACAGGGCACTTTCATCCAGCTCGGCGCCGTGGAGCGAGGGCCCGACGGCCGACCGGGACACGGTCGTCGGAGGCGCCGACGGTCACGTGGTCTGTACACACGCCCATCGGCCATCGATTTCCTGATACGTAACGGCTGTGCCGTCGAGACAGCAGAAACCCGGCCCGCGTACACGGAGGTAAATCTCTGGAACACCAATTACGTCAACGGCAACTGGCACGGCGGCTTGATCGACGTGAAGTTGACCATCAACTCGATCGCCGACTCCCGCGCGACGGGGTACAGAGCCGCCACGGTCTCCTCGGCCGTGGCAGGTCCCGTGGCGCCCTTTACCGCTTCATGGGACCAGTTGGCCTCAGCGGCCCTCGCGAGATCGTGGACATGGTGTGCAAGGTCGGCCCGGAACTCCAGCACCAGCGTGCGTACACACTCCCCTCGCCAACCAGAGAGTTACCAGCACCTCAAGAAGAGCCGCGCCGTCCATAGCCGCATCCTCGCAGGAGCCCGGCCTTCCACAGGGTCAGGCCGCCAACGGCACTCCCACCCGTATCTCCCCGACGACACCTGCGGGGACGTCCACGCCCGGCGGCCCCACTGCAGGCCGGACGCAAACAGCCGCCAGGTGACTTCGACCGCCCAACCGACCGCTTCCTTGTTCCTAGTCGTCCCCGCCGGTGGTCCCGTTCACCTGCCGGCGCCGGTTCTTCCCGGAGCGACGCACCAGCTCGCCCGCCGCGAGCGTCATAGCCGCCACCACACGGGTCCACCGGGGCCCACCACGCTCCGCCCACACCACACATGCACACCCGCCCACCGCGAGCGCCAGAACACCAAGCAACAGCAGACCGATCATGTTCCCCACCTCTGCGTTCG
Protein-coding sequences here:
- a CDS encoding LysR family transcriptional regulator, whose product is MSLRQFEYALAVAEAGSVTAAAERLHVAQPSVSQQIRGLERDLGVELFARTPSGLVPTVVGRAFLREAEVAVNALRDNELAPATAARVSQAATAVRWAAHGLGATLVPASAVPPGHEHLVRPVFPAVTQPVIAVLRSGAGPAETALLAFLRQENWPPLISH
- a CDS encoding tautomerase family protein translates to MPLVRIDVLGRDTGRLVALGRAVHEALGEVMGVPDDDRFQILTAHDGESGLLRHGTYLGVRRDDDIVYVTITLREGRPAEQKQALYRRIAELAQEHAGTEPRNMFVVLTENSDADWSLGNGEAQYLV
- a CDS encoding SDR family oxidoreductase yields the protein MTSIENGSTTRELKGKRALVTGGTRGIGAAVVRHLLDAGAEVLTSARSATVPVPEGAAFVEADVRTAAGTQALAEAAHKSLGGVDILVHNAGGAQPYESASDIPDEVWQDALDLNFLASVRLDALLVPGMRERHSGAIVHVSSAATLAPVGPFLHYTAAKAALENYSRGLALELAPAGIRVNTVSPGRVATPGGEATREQWAQLNSAAGRTGAEGTTPLGRDGRPDDIAHTVLFLVSDQAGWLTGSNLYVDGGEFPRN
- a CDS encoding carboxymuconolactone decarboxylase family protein produces the protein MTSVRLPVDKLAPHINRALSSLDAASRKVSLEPALQELVWARVSQLNGCAYCVDLHTRDARTAGESERRLYALPVWRETPFFTDRERAALELAEAATRLTDGPVTDEVYGRAAAEFTEVELAELIWTITVINAWNRLGASARPWPLD